In Sphingobium sp. Cam5-1, the following proteins share a genomic window:
- a CDS encoding alpha/beta fold hydrolase: MIEKRIDVGGYHLRAVERGDGPLVFMIHGFPGLAWSWRHQMEPLAQGGFRAVAIDSLGYGGSDRPTDPAAYTADRMQAYLLALLDHYEADKAVIVGQDFGAQYAWNLAVRAPERVAGLIATIPYDYDMAGRAMLGSAPRLPADAPAKPEASSPDRLPSERFAAMAAEHFVHFHYFMEAGPAERELANRAPEFLARLFYALSSKGDLWSWKTVSSVGSGYLDVLPPAPPLPWPWLSQTEFDRFVSEYVAADPMLRFIGGLNSYRTADANWRIGEKWADHDVETPTLFLYGEKDPSFGFFTDWEARMRQRVPGLRDILAVPEAGHFVQQEQPAAFNKALLDFARSVTQ; encoded by the coding sequence ATGATAGAAAAACGGATCGACGTAGGCGGCTACCACCTCCGCGCGGTGGAACGGGGGGACGGGCCTCTCGTCTTCATGATCCACGGCTTCCCCGGCCTCGCCTGGTCATGGCGGCACCAGATGGAACCACTCGCGCAAGGAGGCTTTCGCGCCGTCGCCATCGACAGCCTCGGCTATGGCGGCAGCGACCGGCCCACCGATCCCGCCGCCTACACCGCCGACCGCATGCAGGCCTATCTGCTCGCCCTGCTCGACCATTATGAAGCGGACAAGGCCGTGATCGTCGGCCAGGATTTCGGCGCACAATATGCCTGGAACCTCGCCGTCCGCGCGCCCGAACGCGTGGCGGGCCTCATCGCCACCATCCCATACGATTATGACATGGCAGGACGCGCCATGCTCGGCAGCGCCCCGCGCCTCCCAGCGGACGCCCCAGCCAAGCCAGAAGCCTCTTCTCCCGATCGCCTCCCCAGCGAACGCTTCGCCGCCATGGCCGCCGAGCATTTCGTCCACTTCCACTATTTCATGGAAGCAGGCCCCGCCGAGCGCGAACTCGCCAACCGAGCACCGGAATTCCTCGCCCGCCTCTTCTACGCCCTCTCATCCAAGGGCGATCTCTGGAGCTGGAAAACGGTCTCCTCCGTCGGCAGCGGCTATCTAGACGTCCTGCCGCCAGCACCACCACTCCCCTGGCCCTGGCTCTCCCAGACAGAGTTCGACCGCTTCGTCAGCGAATATGTCGCCGCCGACCCGATGCTCCGCTTCATCGGCGGCCTCAACAGCTACCGCACCGCCGACGCAAACTGGCGCATCGGCGAGAAATGGGCAGACCATGATGTCGAAACGCCCACCCTGTTCCTCTATGGCGAAAAAGACCCGTCCTTCGGTTTCTTCACCGATTGGGAAGCGCGGATGCGCCAACGCGTCCCCGGCCTGCGCGACATCCTCGCGGTCCCGGAAGCAGGCCATTTCGTGCAGCAGGAACAGCCCGCCGCCTTCAACAAGGCCCTTCTGGACTTCGCCCGCTCGGTGACGCAATGA
- a CDS encoding sugar phosphate isomerase/epimerase family protein has product MTVRRPIAGHLGLSSPDRPMLAHLARSVSPLDQIDALADHGFSGVQDLFMMLRPEAEQVAIAGRMASRGLILSSFSDLKYWNQPVWSAEDETGLDHLRSSVELSIEIATRFNGGSVVCVAGLDNQRPRKAQIDAMTENLKRHAEQAARSGLTLLVEPIAPSRIPGLLLDQLEDATEMVRAVAMPSVRLLFDTGHVAMMGHDVPSSFASCAKETGLIQFADIPDRVDPGLGELDWPAILQAIGGYDGMIELEFEPVDPTATSETQMLDRLKALSIL; this is encoded by the coding sequence ATGACGGTGCGTCGCCCCATAGCAGGCCATCTCGGCCTAAGCTCGCCCGACCGGCCGATGCTGGCGCACCTCGCCCGCTCCGTGAGCCCACTGGATCAGATCGACGCACTCGCCGACCATGGCTTTAGCGGCGTGCAAGACCTGTTCATGATGCTGCGGCCGGAGGCTGAGCAAGTCGCGATAGCCGGCCGGATGGCGAGCCGCGGCCTTATCCTGTCCAGCTTCAGCGACCTCAAATATTGGAACCAGCCGGTTTGGAGCGCCGAAGATGAAACAGGCCTCGACCATCTGCGCAGCAGCGTAGAGCTGAGCATCGAAATCGCCACCCGCTTCAACGGCGGCAGCGTCGTCTGCGTGGCGGGCCTCGACAACCAACGCCCCCGCAAGGCGCAAATCGATGCGATGACGGAAAATCTGAAGCGCCATGCCGAACAAGCCGCGCGCAGCGGATTGACGCTGCTCGTCGAACCCATCGCGCCCAGCCGCATCCCCGGCCTCCTGCTCGACCAGCTGGAGGACGCGACGGAGATGGTCCGCGCCGTCGCCATGCCCTCGGTCCGCCTGCTGTTCGACACCGGCCATGTCGCGATGATGGGTCATGACGTGCCCTCATCCTTCGCCTCCTGCGCGAAGGAAACCGGCCTTATCCAGTTCGCCGACATCCCCGATCGCGTCGATCCGGGTCTTGGCGAACTGGATTGGCCCGCGATCCTTCAAGCAATAGGCGGCTATGATGGCATGATCGAACTTGAGTTCGAACCGGTCGACCCGACCGCGACCAGCGAAACGCAGATGCTCGACCGCCTGAAAGCACTCAGCATCCTCTGA
- a CDS encoding ferredoxin produces MRVVANLAQCQGHARCEDLCPEVFSTDAVEGKVVIEQPEFPPELEEKVRLAVRNCPEGALRITKGTAA; encoded by the coding sequence ATGAGAGTGGTTGCCAATCTTGCCCAATGTCAGGGGCACGCCCGATGCGAAGACCTGTGCCCGGAGGTGTTTTCGACTGACGCCGTCGAAGGCAAAGTCGTCATAGAACAGCCCGAATTTCCCCCGGAGCTTGAGGAAAAAGTCAGGCTAGCCGTGCGCAATTGCCCCGAAGGTGCACTTCGCATCACAAAGGGGACAGCGGCATGA
- a CDS encoding cytochrome P450: MNVTYFPAAPTHVPEDLIRDFDFFDMPADVSDPVQIWHGLIQKGAPPIFYTPRNGGHWVFLRYADIAEAYRNHEIFSTHKAQIPPLEPYPVLQPNGVDPPQHDVFRKLLAPMFTPLAVRRMTDGLQSRAERLISGFAAQGGCDFVKDYAAKFPTGTFLELFGLPEERLPEFLRISDTFFRSTDPDIRAANLLEIYDVLEELFREKERNPGNDIASTVVQSRDADGNPFPWTDIINCGFLLFVAGLDTVTNTMTYVWRYLATSPDARQKFRDRLDDPSAFLLAIEELMRINAVSNIYRRITHDCEFKGVQFRRNDRVVLPNTVANRDPRMFNDPQTIDLDRKVNNHVTFGLGPHRCIGSHLAKREIMISLQEWLRQIPDFELDPNQDAGSVFGGPVMGFTSLKLRW; the protein is encoded by the coding sequence ATGAACGTCACCTATTTCCCCGCCGCGCCAACCCATGTCCCTGAAGACCTGATCCGCGATTTCGACTTTTTCGACATGCCTGCCGACGTGTCCGATCCGGTGCAGATCTGGCACGGCCTTATCCAAAAAGGTGCGCCGCCCATCTTCTACACGCCGCGCAATGGCGGCCACTGGGTGTTCCTGCGTTACGCCGACATCGCCGAAGCCTATCGCAATCACGAGATTTTCTCGACGCACAAGGCGCAGATTCCCCCGCTGGAACCCTATCCGGTTCTTCAGCCCAACGGCGTCGATCCGCCACAGCATGATGTGTTCCGCAAATTGCTGGCCCCCATGTTCACGCCGCTAGCCGTCCGCCGGATGACGGATGGCCTGCAAAGCCGCGCCGAACGGCTCATCTCGGGTTTCGCCGCGCAGGGCGGGTGCGATTTCGTCAAGGATTACGCCGCCAAATTCCCGACCGGCACCTTCCTTGAACTGTTCGGCCTGCCGGAAGAGCGCCTGCCGGAATTCCTGCGCATCTCCGACACCTTCTTCCGCAGTACCGACCCGGACATTCGCGCCGCGAACCTGCTCGAAATCTATGACGTGCTGGAAGAACTGTTCCGCGAGAAAGAGCGCAATCCCGGCAACGACATAGCCTCCACCGTGGTGCAATCGCGGGACGCGGACGGCAATCCCTTCCCTTGGACCGACATCATCAACTGCGGTTTCCTGCTCTTCGTCGCGGGGCTCGACACGGTCACCAACACCATGACCTATGTCTGGCGCTATCTCGCGACATCACCGGACGCCCGGCAGAAGTTTCGCGACAGGCTGGACGATCCGTCCGCCTTCCTCCTCGCGATCGAGGAACTGATGCGGATCAACGCGGTCTCCAACATCTACCGCCGCATCACCCATGATTGCGAGTTCAAGGGCGTGCAGTTCCGCCGCAACGACCGCGTCGTCCTGCCCAACACGGTGGCCAATCGCGACCCGAGAATGTTCAACGACCCGCAGACAATCGATCTTGATCGCAAGGTCAATAACCATGTCACCTTCGGCCTCGGACCGCATCGCTGCATCGGATCGCACCTCGCCAAGCGGGAGATCATGATCTCGCTACAGGAATGGCTGCGGCAAATTCCCGATTTCGAACTGGACCCCAATCAGGACGCGGGGTCCGTCTTCGGCGGCCCGGTCATGGGCTTCACCTCGCTCAAACTGCGCTGGTGA
- a CDS encoding helix-turn-helix transcriptional regulator, with product MSEIDFTATVIESCPVSGGRFELVEWHWPDIVSFERTEQQLMLEMSLPPMAADASAYFPDIDPDRRCFMGALFVRHPGIAIGGRSEGRQIRVIRCVFDEPHGAAIIGAGEPSLPFLQGLLNIRNDALRSVMRLAHRELINPLDRSAEAMEAFFQLVRVELGRVFHQAEGAATASRLAPWQFRRIRERIEAGAPMPGVAELAALCGISTRHLHRQFLALTGKTISDYIETYRIEQSKLLLARGDVPMKQVAAQAGFSHGNSFARAFRRATGLSPREYRQRSAALTE from the coding sequence ATGAGCGAGATCGACTTCACCGCCACGGTCATCGAATCCTGCCCAGTGTCGGGCGGGCGGTTCGAGCTGGTGGAATGGCATTGGCCCGATATCGTAAGTTTCGAACGAACCGAGCAGCAGTTGATGCTGGAAATGTCGCTGCCCCCGATGGCGGCGGATGCATCGGCCTATTTCCCGGACATCGACCCCGACCGGCGCTGCTTCATGGGGGCGCTGTTTGTCCGTCATCCGGGCATCGCGATCGGTGGGCGGTCGGAAGGCAGGCAGATCCGCGTGATCCGGTGCGTTTTCGATGAGCCGCATGGCGCGGCGATCATCGGAGCGGGTGAGCCTTCGCTGCCATTTTTGCAAGGGCTGCTGAATATCCGCAACGACGCGCTGCGCAGCGTGATGCGGCTGGCGCATCGGGAGTTGATCAATCCGCTGGATCGATCAGCCGAGGCGATGGAGGCGTTTTTCCAGCTGGTGCGAGTTGAGTTGGGGCGGGTGTTCCATCAGGCGGAGGGTGCAGCCACGGCGAGCCGCCTTGCCCCATGGCAGTTCCGCCGCATCCGGGAGCGGATAGAGGCGGGTGCGCCCATGCCCGGCGTGGCTGAGCTTGCCGCCCTGTGTGGGATCAGCACCCGGCACCTGCACCGCCAGTTCCTGGCGCTGACGGGCAAGACCATTTCCGATTATATCGAAACCTATCGCATCGAGCAGTCCAAGCTGCTGTTGGCGCGAGGCGATGTGCCGATGAAGCAGGTCGCCGCGCAGGCCGGTTTTTCCCATGGCAACAGCTTCGCACGCGCTTTTCGGCGGGCGACGGGATTGTCGCCGCGCGAATATCGGCAGCGGTCGGCGGCTTTGACGGAGTGA